Proteins encoded by one window of Lathyrus oleraceus cultivar Zhongwan6 chromosome 1, CAAS_Psat_ZW6_1.0, whole genome shotgun sequence:
- the LOC127107060 gene encoding uncharacterized protein LOC127107060 → MDGGGEYVSNEFGMFCDKEGSIHDVVPPYTPQQNGVAERKNRSIMNMMRNMLKGKSFPKELWGEAIKDLNNISLEQHFSSLSSREIELEEDEPQKRGKSVALKSKPEKIIYYQVEEESEGSDEDSEDDDGMSLILNRVD, encoded by the exons ATGGATGGTGGAGGTGAATATGTCTCAAATGAATTTGGGATGTTTTGTGATAAAGAAGGGAGTATACATGATGTAGTACCACCCTATACACCACAGCAAAATGGTGTGGCTGAAAGGAAGAATCGATCGATCATGAACATGATGAGAAACATGTTAAAGGGGAAGAGCTTTCCGAAGGAGTTATGGGGAGAAGCG ATAAAGGATCTaaacaatatcagtcttgaacAACACTTTAGTTCTTTAAGTAGCCGGGAGATTGAgctcgaggaagatgaacctcaaaagcGAGGTAAATCTGTTGCTCTAAAGTCTAAGCCTGAGAAGATAATATATTATCAAGttgaggaagaatcagaaggatctgatgaagactcagaagatgatgatggGATGTCTCTAATTCTAAATAGAGTCGACTGA